One segment of Dehalococcoidia bacterium DNA contains the following:
- the queA gene encoding tRNA preQ1(34) S-adenosylmethionine ribosyltransferase-isomerase QueA: MKTSDFDYHLPLKFIAQTPVEPRDRSRLMVLSRDDCSIAHRYFFELVDLLHEGDVMVFNDSRVIPARLTGRKASSGGRVELLLLRRMGPGLWEALVRPGRRVSKGTRIELEGLQGEVLEQMEGALRVLRFSDEEALERLGQVPLPPYIKLPLEDPERYQTIYARVKGSAAAPTAGLHFTPELLRCLMERGIQFAFVTLHVGLDTFSPVRAADPGDHPMHKEYGELTPQVAQQLNQAKAEGRRIICVGTTSVRVLEQAALKAEETARPKLDTLTEGNTQSESGACLGESEKRIEAFCGWTDLFILPGHRFRALDGLITNFHLPRSTLLMLVTAFAGREHVLEAYQEAMRQGYRFYSFGDAMLIL; the protein is encoded by the coding sequence ATGAAGACCAGCGATTTCGATTATCACCTCCCACTAAAATTCATCGCCCAAACACCCGTAGAGCCCCGGGACCGCTCACGCCTCATGGTTCTTTCCCGGGACGATTGCTCGATAGCGCATCGATACTTCTTTGAGCTGGTGGATCTACTACACGAGGGCGATGTCATGGTCTTCAATGACAGCCGCGTCATTCCAGCACGGCTTACCGGACGAAAAGCGAGCTCAGGGGGAAGGGTGGAACTCCTGCTGCTTCGCCGTATGGGACCTGGCCTCTGGGAGGCATTGGTCAGGCCAGGTAGAAGGGTGAGCAAGGGGACAAGGATAGAATTAGAAGGTCTGCAGGGCGAGGTTCTCGAACAGATGGAGGGAGCGCTCAGGGTGCTCCGCTTCTCCGATGAAGAGGCTCTGGAAAGGTTGGGGCAGGTACCCCTGCCCCCCTATATTAAGCTTCCCCTTGAGGACCCGGAGCGTTATCAGACGATCTACGCCAGGGTAAAGGGAAGCGCTGCTGCCCCCACAGCGGGGCTGCATTTCACCCCCGAGCTGCTCCGTTGCCTGATGGAAAGGGGGATACAGTTTGCCTTTGTCACCCTTCATGTCGGGCTTGATACCTTTTCACCAGTGCGGGCGGCAGACCCCGGGGATCACCCCATGCATAAGGAGTACGGCGAGCTAACGCCGCAGGTGGCTCAGCAGCTCAATCAGGCCAAAGCTGAGGGCCGGCGAATTATCTGCGTCGGCACCACATCGGTAAGGGTTTTAGAGCAGGCGGCGCTTAAGGCCGAGGAAACAGCCCGCCCGAAGTTGGATACCCTGACTGAAGGAAATACACAATCTGAAAGCGGTGCATGTCTCGGAGAGAGTGAAAAAAGGATCGAGGCTTTTTGTGGCTGGACCGACCTCTTCATCCTGCCCGGGCACCGCTTTCGCGCACTGGACGGTCTTATCACCAACTTCCATTTGCCCCGCTCCACCCTGCTTATGCTGGTCACCGCTTTCGCCGGCAGGGAGCATGTTCTCGAAGCCTACCAGGAGGCGATGCGCCAGGGCTACCGCTTCTATAGCTTCGGCGACGCCATGTTGATCCTCTGA
- a CDS encoding formate--tetrahydrofolate ligase: MAYDATKMKDWEISEAADAKMPTPDEWRERLHLEKDEIIPFGRLCRLDFMKIIERLKDKPDGKYIEVTAITPTPLGEGKSTTAMGLLEGLGKRGKNCGGCIRQPSGGPTMNIKGTAAGGGNALLIPLTEFSMGLTGDINDIMNAHNLAMVALTSRMQHERNYNDEQLARLTRMRRLDIDPTRVEMGWIMDFCAQSLRNIVIGLGGRMDGFTMQSKFGIAVSSELMAMLSIVRDLADMRERMDNITVAFDKSGKPVTTGDLEVGGAMTAWMRNTINPTLMCTVEYQPCMVHAGPFANIAVGQSSIIADRIGLKMFDYHVTESGFAADIGFEKFWNVKCRLSGLKPHVSVLTTTIRALKMHGGGPKVVAGIPLPDSYTKEDLGLLEKGLPNMVHHIGVIRRSGINPVVCINCFHTDTKAEIAMVRKSAEEAGARCAVSTHWADGGDGALELADVVKEACEETNEFKFLYPLEMKLRERVNNIAKVVYGADGVSWTPDAEAKAKSLEGDSMYDDYTTMMVKTHLSLTHDPAIKGTPKGWTLPIRDVLIYSGAKFLCPCAGAISLMPGTSSDPAFRKVDIDTKTGKVMGLF, encoded by the coding sequence ATGGCCTACGATGCCACTAAAATGAAGGATTGGGAGATTTCCGAAGCAGCGGATGCCAAAATGCCAACCCCCGATGAGTGGCGGGAAAGACTGCACCTTGAGAAGGACGAGATCATTCCCTTCGGAAGACTATGCAGGCTCGATTTCATGAAGATAATCGAGCGCCTCAAGGACAAGCCCGATGGCAAGTACATCGAGGTAACCGCCATTACCCCTACGCCGCTGGGTGAAGGGAAAAGTACGACTGCGATGGGCCTCCTGGAGGGGCTGGGCAAGCGAGGGAAGAATTGCGGCGGCTGCATCCGCCAGCCCTCTGGTGGCCCCACCATGAATATCAAGGGGACCGCCGCCGGCGGGGGCAATGCGCTGCTCATTCCCTTGACCGAGTTCTCCATGGGCCTTACCGGCGATATCAACGATATCATGAACGCCCACAACCTGGCTATGGTGGCTCTCACCTCCAGGATGCAGCACGAGCGCAACTACAATGACGAGCAACTGGCCCGGCTCACCAGGATGCGCCGCCTGGACATCGACCCCACCAGGGTGGAGATGGGCTGGATAATGGATTTCTGCGCTCAGAGCCTAAGAAATATAGTCATCGGCCTCGGCGGCCGTATGGACGGCTTCACCATGCAGTCCAAGTTCGGCATCGCGGTAAGCTCCGAGCTCATGGCCATGCTATCCATCGTCAGGGATCTAGCCGACATGCGGGAGAGGATGGATAACATCACTGTAGCCTTCGATAAATCGGGCAAACCTGTTACCACAGGCGATCTGGAGGTGGGAGGCGCTATGACCGCCTGGATGCGAAACACCATCAACCCCACCCTGATGTGCACTGTAGAGTATCAGCCGTGCATGGTACACGCCGGCCCCTTCGCCAATATCGCTGTGGGGCAATCATCCATCATAGCCGACCGCATCGGCCTTAAGATGTTTGATTACCATGTAACCGAGAGCGGCTTCGCCGCAGACATCGGCTTCGAGAAGTTCTGGAATGTCAAGTGCCGGTTGAGTGGTCTCAAGCCACACGTCTCGGTGCTTACCACTACCATCCGGGCACTCAAGATGCATGGCGGCGGCCCCAAGGTGGTAGCGGGCATTCCCCTGCCCGACTCGTACACCAAAGAGGACCTGGGGCTGCTGGAGAAGGGCCTGCCCAATATGGTTCACCACATTGGGGTCATCAGGAGGTCAGGCATCAACCCGGTCGTTTGCATTAATTGCTTCCACACCGACACCAAGGCAGAGATCGCCATGGTGAGAAAGTCGGCTGAGGAGGCGGGGGCCCGCTGCGCCGTATCTACGCACTGGGCCGATGGCGGCGACGGCGCCCTCGAGTTAGCCGATGTTGTCAAGGAGGCCTGCGAGGAGACGAACGAGTTTAAGTTCCTCTATCCGTTGGAAATGAAACTGCGGGAACGGGTGAATAACATTGCCAAGGTGGTCTACGGGGCTGACGGCGTAAGCTGGACCCCGGATGCCGAGGCCAAGGCAAAGTCTCTAGAGGGCGATTCCATGTACGACGACTACACCACCATGATGGTGAAGACCCACCTCAGCCTCACCCATGATCCAGCCATTAAGGGAACACCCAAAGGGTGGACCTTGCCCATTCGCGATGTATTAATCTACTCCGGTGCAAAGTTCCTGTGTCCCTGCGCCGGTGCCATCAGCCTGATGCCGGGAACCAGCTCCGATCCGGCCTTTAGAAAGGTGGATATCGATACCAAGACCGGCAAGGTGATGGGCCTGTTCTAG
- a CDS encoding amidohydrolase family protein: MAELADIKAIDIMNYATEAGYEEYMFDWEEFKIMARSTFKTQFGGQAPTREQFKKIKEQGFMPGHNSVEALIKTMDEVGFEYVMLTDVKMWSYYYHHQVIMEYPIDDIYKLVKEGKGRIIGGASYNPFRIDDSLRDIDKAVKEYGFKYVYFHPITFGLCPSDAKCYPLYAKCSELGVPVGMQVGHSAEPLPSWVGHPYEVDKVAIDFPNLKINLSHTGYPWVDEWCSMIFRHPNVYGDISAYNPRNLTPETVKFMNSSRGREKVMFGSNSYGLKLTKEQFLALDIRDETKQRVLRDNALEFLGLK, encoded by the coding sequence TTGGCAGAGCTTGCAGACATTAAAGCAATCGACATAATGAACTATGCCACCGAGGCAGGGTATGAAGAGTACATGTTTGACTGGGAAGAGTTCAAGATAATGGCACGCAGCACCTTTAAGACCCAGTTCGGCGGACAGGCGCCTACCAGAGAGCAGTTCAAGAAGATTAAAGAACAAGGATTTATGCCTGGCCATAATAGCGTAGAGGCGCTGATAAAGACGATGGATGAGGTCGGCTTCGAGTATGTGATGCTCACCGATGTCAAGATGTGGTCATACTACTACCACCACCAGGTGATCATGGAGTATCCCATTGACGATATCTACAAGCTGGTGAAGGAGGGCAAGGGAAGGATTATCGGCGGTGCCAGCTACAACCCCTTCCGCATCGATGACAGCCTGCGTGATATCGATAAGGCGGTCAAAGAGTACGGCTTCAAGTATGTCTACTTCCACCCCATCACCTTCGGCCTCTGCCCGTCCGACGCGAAGTGCTATCCACTGTACGCCAAGTGCAGCGAGCTGGGGGTGCCGGTGGGGATGCAGGTGGGGCACTCCGCGGAGCCGCTGCCTAGCTGGGTAGGTCACCCTTATGAGGTAGACAAGGTGGCTATCGATTTCCCCAACCTCAAGATTAACCTTTCACATACCGGCTATCCCTGGGTAGACGAGTGGTGCTCAATGATATTCCGCCACCCCAACGTCTACGGCGATATCTCGGCCTACAACCCGCGCAACCTGACCCCCGAGACGGTCAAGTTTATGAACAGCAGTCGGGGACGCGAGAAGGTCATGTTCGGCTCCAACAGCTATGGCCTGAAGCTTACCAAGGAACAGTTCCTGGCGCTGGATATCAGGGATGAAACCAAGCAGAGGGTGTTGCGGGATAACGCGCTAGAGTTTCTTGGTCTGAAATAG
- a CDS encoding tetrahydrofolate dehydrogenase/cyclohydrolase catalytic domain-containing protein, with protein MTAEIISGTQIAKEIRGELKVKVDELKKKGITPGLFIIRVGEDPASVSYVTAKSKASDELGIMSETLVYPDDTKEEILLAKIDELNKDPKWNGILVQLPLPKHIASDKVLNAIDPKKDVDGFHPVNVGKLLIGEPYFMPCTPHGIQELLVRSGNSPEGKHVVVCGRSNIVGKPVMAILLQKQKGANATVTVVHTGTKDMASIVKQADIVIAAMGKPKAITADMVKEGAVVIDVGVNQVGTTAEGKRILVGDSDFDAIKEKAKAITPVPGGVGPMTVTMLMMNTVRAAEAQAEQK; from the coding sequence ATGACAGCGGAGATTATTTCGGGGACTCAGATTGCAAAAGAGATTCGCGGGGAGCTTAAGGTCAAGGTAGATGAGCTGAAGAAGAAGGGGATCACCCCAGGCCTGTTCATTATACGAGTCGGAGAGGACCCGGCCTCGGTATCCTACGTTACAGCCAAGAGCAAGGCCAGCGATGAGCTGGGTATCATGTCTGAGACTTTAGTGTATCCTGATGATACTAAGGAGGAGATCCTTCTTGCCAAGATCGATGAACTGAACAAGGATCCCAAGTGGAACGGTATACTGGTCCAACTTCCACTGCCCAAGCACATTGCTTCGGATAAGGTGCTGAACGCAATCGATCCCAAGAAGGATGTCGATGGTTTCCACCCGGTTAATGTGGGTAAATTATTAATTGGCGAGCCCTACTTCATGCCCTGCACCCCCCACGGCATCCAGGAATTGCTTGTCCGTAGCGGCAACAGCCCCGAAGGTAAGCATGTGGTTGTCTGCGGTCGAAGCAACATCGTTGGTAAGCCGGTGATGGCTATCCTGCTGCAGAAACAGAAGGGTGCCAATGCTACAGTGACGGTGGTTCATACCGGGACGAAGGACATGGCATCGATCGTCAAACAGGCAGATATCGTGATCGCTGCTATGGGCAAACCCAAGGCGATAACGGCTGACATGGTTAAGGAAGGGGCAGTGGTAATCGATGTCGGGGTTAACCAGGTAGGCACAACCGCTGAAGGAAAGCGAATCCTTGTGGGCGACAGTGACTTTGACGCCATTAAAGAAAAGGCCAAGGCGATCACCCCGGTTCCCGGCGGCGTGGGACCGATGACGGTGACTATGCTGATGATGAACACCGTCCGGGCTGCCGAGGCACAGGCTGAGCAAAAATAA
- the thyX gene encoding FAD-dependent thymidylate synthase: MIYVSLISYTPDPERTIAAAARVSTSPVDTKEISKQLTPEAIDRLFTHLLTSGHLSTFEHASFTFAIEGISRVTSHQLVRHRMASFTQQSQRYLSLKEADYITPTSISARTELEPKYHDMVRDCHRLYIDMINAGIPAEDARYVLPSAMVTRLVMTMNARELLHACSLRLCLRAQWEIVELFELIKAEVESVAPRLGAELKPKCYRLGYCDEAESCGIFPTAKEIADEKERKG, from the coding sequence ATGATTTACGTTTCCCTGATCAGTTATACCCCTGATCCTGAGCGCACAATCGCTGCTGCGGCCCGTGTTTCTACCTCACCTGTTGATACCAAGGAGATCAGCAAGCAATTAACCCCGGAGGCGATAGATCGCCTATTCACTCACCTCCTCACCTCAGGTCACCTCTCCACCTTTGAACATGCCAGCTTCACCTTCGCCATCGAGGGCATATCCCGGGTCACCAGCCACCAACTTGTACGCCATCGAATGGCGAGCTTCACCCAGCAGAGCCAGCGGTATCTCTCCCTGAAGGAGGCTGATTATATTACCCCGACGTCAATTAGCGCCAGGACCGAGCTTGAGCCCAAATACCACGACATGGTGCGTGATTGCCATAGGCTTTACATTGATATGATCAATGCGGGTATCCCGGCGGAGGATGCCCGATATGTACTTCCCAGTGCTATGGTGACAAGGCTGGTTATGACGATGAATGCCCGCGAGTTGCTTCATGCATGCTCGTTGCGGCTATGCCTCAGGGCGCAATGGGAGATCGTGGAGCTCTTCGAGTTGATTAAGGCAGAGGTGGAAAGTGTAGCACCGCGCCTGGGGGCGGAGCTTAAGCCTAAATGTTATCGCCTCGGGTACTGCGATGAGGCTGAAAGCTGTGGGATTTTCCCCACCGCTAAAGAAATAGCAGACGAAAAGGAGAGAAAGGGGTAA
- the acpS gene encoding holo-ACP synthase, with the protein MERTQNMVYYGGVTVYHVGVDLIEIERIEKVLARWGERFLERVYTGAERGDCQNRAPSLAVRFAAKEAVMKALGTGIKGVGWREIEVLPNRDGKPLVYLYGGALQKARGLGLGELAISLSHSRDYAIASVVGGSSEDCNHR; encoded by the coding sequence TTGGAGCGGACTCAGAATATGGTATACTATGGCGGAGTGACTGTGTATCACGTTGGTGTGGACTTAATAGAGATAGAGCGTATTGAAAAGGTGTTAGCGCGCTGGGGGGAGCGCTTCCTCGAGCGGGTCTATACCGGGGCGGAGCGTGGCGATTGTCAGAATCGCGCTCCGTCACTGGCGGTTCGCTTTGCTGCCAAGGAGGCGGTGATGAAGGCTTTAGGCACCGGTATCAAAGGGGTTGGCTGGCGGGAGATAGAGGTTCTCCCCAATCGTGATGGCAAACCACTGGTTTACCTTTATGGTGGAGCGCTACAGAAGGCTCGGGGTTTGGGTCTGGGGGAACTGGCCATCAGCCTCTCTCACTCCCGGGACTATGCCATCGCTTCAGTTGTCGGGGGCAGTAGTGAAGATTGTAACCACAGATGA
- a CDS encoding NAD(P)H-hydrate dehydratase: MKIVTTDEMREIERGAAEQGLPSDVLMDNAGLAVALRVKDWLGGAVGRQIIVLVGPGNNGGDGLVAARHLHDWGARVNIYICGHRKEDDPNYKIVTGRGITTAIASQDSNLAELDSLLSLGDVVIDALLGTGKLRPLEGIIKEVLTRVREVKDSNPGLKVVALDLPSGLDADSGEVDPSCLAADLTITLGYPKVGLFSFPGRDLVGELMVADIGIPANLGGGIATELITEEMVRSMLPQRPRSAHKGTFGRVLVCAGSLHYVGAAYLACEGAMRVGAGLVTLAVAQSLQPTLASKLTEVTYAPLPEAAPGFIGSETSPSLHEKLADYDVLLMGCGLSQHPEVVEFIRDSLLEMPSSLSPLMVLDADALNTLAQTPQWWQKLGRDAILTPHPGEMARLSGLPTEEVGRERSRVAREKAALWHKTVVLKGAHTVVASPDGGLKISAVANPGLASAGMGDVLSGVIAGLLAQGLSYCAAATCGVYIHGLAGEMVRAELGDAGMVASDLLPALPRAIKKTKEG, translated from the coding sequence GTGAAGATTGTAACCACAGATGAGATGAGGGAGATCGAGCGCGGCGCTGCCGAGCAGGGTCTTCCTTCCGATGTGCTCATGGATAACGCCGGGCTTGCCGTTGCCCTGCGGGTGAAAGATTGGCTCGGCGGCGCAGTGGGACGGCAGATCATCGTCCTGGTAGGGCCGGGCAACAATGGCGGGGATGGTTTGGTTGCCGCTCGCCACCTACACGACTGGGGGGCCAGGGTCAATATTTATATTTGCGGCCACCGAAAAGAGGATGATCCCAACTATAAAATAGTCACTGGTCGTGGCATCACCACCGCTATAGCCAGCCAGGATAGTAACCTGGCCGAGCTTGATAGCCTCCTATCCCTAGGCGATGTGGTAATCGATGCTCTCCTTGGCACGGGGAAGCTACGTCCACTTGAAGGCATCATTAAGGAGGTCTTGACTCGTGTGAGGGAGGTGAAAGATTCAAATCCTGGGCTTAAGGTTGTTGCCCTTGACCTGCCTTCGGGGCTGGATGCCGATAGCGGAGAAGTTGACCCCTCATGCCTTGCTGCTGACCTGACCATCACCTTAGGTTACCCCAAGGTGGGTCTCTTCTCCTTTCCCGGCAGAGACCTTGTCGGCGAGCTTATGGTTGCCGACATCGGTATCCCGGCAAACCTTGGGGGGGGAATCGCCACCGAGCTGATAACAGAGGAAATGGTACGGTCGATGCTTCCCCAGAGACCGCGGAGCGCCCACAAGGGTACTTTCGGGCGCGTGCTCGTCTGCGCGGGGTCGCTTCACTATGTAGGGGCGGCTTATCTCGCCTGTGAGGGGGCTATGCGAGTGGGCGCAGGGCTGGTAACACTTGCAGTGGCCCAGAGCCTCCAGCCAACACTGGCCTCGAAGCTAACCGAGGTGACCTATGCCCCGCTACCTGAGGCAGCGCCCGGGTTTATAGGTAGCGAGACCTCCCCATCCCTGCATGAGAAGCTCGCTGACTATGATGTCCTGCTCATGGGGTGTGGACTGAGCCAGCATCCCGAAGTGGTTGAGTTTATCCGGGATTCCTTGCTTGAGATGCCATCCTCCCTTTCCCCGCTCATGGTTCTCGATGCCGACGCGTTAAATACCCTGGCACAGACCCCTCAGTGGTGGCAGAAGCTGGGGCGGGATGCTATACTTACTCCCCATCCCGGAGAGATGGCGAGACTCAGCGGGCTTCCCACTGAGGAGGTCGGACGGGAGCGGTCTAGGGTAGCACGGGAGAAGGCTGCGCTGTGGCATAAGACGGTAGTGCTCAAGGGGGCGCATACTGTGGTAGCTTCGCCCGATGGAGGGTTAAAGATTAGCGCTGTGGCAAACCCGGGCCTGGCTTCAGCGGGCATGGGGGATGTGCTCTCCGGGGTCATCGCCGGGCTTCTGGCTCAAGGGCTTTCTTACTGTGCCGCCGCTACCTGTGGGGTCTATATCCATGGGCTGGCCGGGGAAATGGTGCGGGCCGAGCTTGGCGATGCTGGCATGGTTGCCAGTGACCTGCTGCCGGCCCTGCCCAGGGCAATAAAAAAGACCAAGGAAGGCTGA
- a CDS encoding type III pantothenate kinase: MLLAIDVGNTNIALGIFEGETLRATWRVATDIDKTADEYAVLLLNLLPMEGLNLSDIDHVSIACVVPPLLTIFEELSQRYFNISPLIVGPGVKTGVRICTDNPREVGADRVANAAAAHHLYSGPMILIDFGTATTLDVLSKEGDYLGGAIAPGILIAAEALFERASKLPRVELVPPEHAIGKNTVTTMQSGIIFGYVGLIESLVNRMNRELGQDAYVVATGGLAEIIAGQTKVVNTVNMHLTLIGLRLIHELNR, encoded by the coding sequence ATGTTACTGGCTATAGATGTAGGAAATACCAATATCGCCTTAGGCATCTTTGAAGGGGAGACGCTGCGCGCTACCTGGAGGGTGGCCACCGATATTGATAAGACCGCAGATGAGTATGCTGTGCTATTATTGAACCTATTACCCATGGAGGGTCTAAATCTCTCCGATATAGATCATGTGAGCATTGCCTGTGTGGTTCCCCCGCTACTTACCATTTTCGAGGAGTTGAGCCAGCGTTACTTTAATATCTCGCCGCTCATCGTCGGTCCGGGGGTGAAGACCGGCGTGCGGATCTGCACTGATAACCCGCGAGAGGTGGGTGCCGACCGGGTGGCAAACGCAGCGGCGGCTCACCATCTCTATAGCGGGCCGATGATCTTGATAGATTTTGGCACTGCCACTACGCTCGATGTGCTATCCAAAGAGGGCGATTACCTGGGTGGTGCCATCGCTCCCGGGATCCTCATCGCCGCAGAGGCGCTCTTCGAGAGAGCATCAAAACTGCCCAGGGTCGAGCTAGTTCCTCCGGAACACGCCATTGGCAAGAATACTGTAACCACGATGCAATCGGGGATCATCTTCGGCTATGTGGGGCTTATCGAAAGCCTGGTAAACCGCATGAACCGTGAGTTGGGACAGGATGCGTATGTAGTGGCCACTGGCGGCCTCGCTGAGATAATCGCCGGGCAGACCAAGGTGGTAAATACGGTTAACATGCACTTAACCCTCATCGGATTACGGTTGATTCACGAGCTGAATCGATAG